One Streptomyces coeruleorubidus DNA segment encodes these proteins:
- a CDS encoding SDR family NAD(P)-dependent oxidoreductase translates to MSTILITGATSGLGRYVAFELVRSGHVVLVHGRDAGRTERLAGELRAVGDAEAFVADLASLAQVRELAAHVADAHPELDVLVNNAGVGSGRPGAGRELSADGHELRLAVNYLTPVVLTRALLPVLRANAPARIVNVGSAGQEPLDVEDPEFTRGYDGVSAYCRSKFAVAAHTFALAEELDGTGVSVNVLHPATYMDTAMVREADVTPWNTVADGAAGVLALATRDLGSGRYYDGTSPARAHEAAYDPGVRKRLAAVTDQLLGA, encoded by the coding sequence ATGTCCACCATCCTGATCACCGGCGCCACCTCGGGGCTCGGCCGGTACGTCGCCTTCGAACTCGTCCGCTCCGGGCATGTCGTCCTCGTCCACGGCCGGGACGCGGGCCGCACCGAGCGGCTGGCCGGGGAACTGCGCGCCGTGGGGGACGCCGAGGCGTTCGTCGCCGACCTGGCCTCGCTGGCGCAGGTGCGCGAGCTGGCCGCGCACGTCGCCGACGCGCATCCCGAGCTCGACGTGCTGGTCAACAACGCGGGCGTGGGGTCCGGGAGGCCCGGTGCGGGCCGTGAGCTGAGCGCCGACGGGCACGAGTTGCGACTGGCGGTGAACTATCTGACTCCGGTCGTGCTGACCCGGGCCCTGCTGCCGGTGCTGCGGGCGAACGCGCCGGCGCGGATCGTCAACGTCGGCTCGGCCGGTCAAGAACCCCTCGACGTCGAGGACCCCGAGTTCACCCGCGGCTACGACGGCGTGTCGGCGTACTGCCGCAGCAAGTTCGCGGTCGCCGCGCACACCTTCGCGCTCGCCGAGGAACTGGACGGCACCGGCGTCTCGGTGAACGTACTGCACCCGGCGACCTACATGGACACGGCGATGGTCCGCGAGGCGGACGTCACGCCGTGGAACACGGTCGCCGACGGGGCGGCCGGTGTGCTGGCCCTGGCCACGCGCGACCTGGGCAGCGGCCGGTACTACGACGGGACGAGCCCGGCACGGGCCCATGAGGCGGCGTACGACCCCGGGGTGCGCAAGCGACTCGCCGCGGTGACCGACCAGTTGCTCGGCGCCTGA
- the pcaD gene encoding 3-oxoadipate enol-lactonase — MTLLAHRAEGPASAPPLLLGPSLGTSNALWDKVAPELSITHRVVRWDLPGHGGSAADLIRAGATVGDLADLVLALADSLGIERFAYAGVSLGGAVGLHLAVHRPQRLSSLAVICSSAHFNGAKPWEERAALVRREGLAGLAESADARWFTSGFTVPELVDDHRRADPDAYAACCDALAAFDLRDRLPEIAVPTLLVAGRDDPATPPAHLRQIADAVPGAALVEIPGASHLAPAQCPQAVLTALRAHFDGPAGRGMEVRREVLGDVHVDRAQARQTPFTARFQDFISRYAWGEIWTEPTLSRRERSMITLTALVAHGHYDELAMHVRAARRNGLTPEEIGAVLLQTAVYCGVPAANSAFATAQRVLAEEDGAAG, encoded by the coding sequence TTGACACTCCTCGCCCACCGTGCCGAAGGGCCCGCTTCCGCACCCCCGCTGCTGCTCGGGCCCTCGCTCGGCACGTCGAACGCCCTGTGGGACAAGGTGGCCCCCGAGCTGTCGATCACCCATCGGGTGGTCCGCTGGGATCTGCCGGGGCACGGCGGCTCGGCGGCCGATCTCATCCGTGCGGGCGCGACGGTCGGTGACCTCGCCGACCTGGTGCTGGCGCTCGCCGACTCGCTCGGCATCGAGCGGTTCGCGTACGCGGGGGTGTCGCTGGGCGGGGCCGTGGGGCTGCATCTCGCGGTACACCGTCCGCAGCGGCTGTCGTCCCTCGCCGTGATCTGCTCCTCCGCGCACTTCAACGGGGCGAAGCCCTGGGAGGAACGGGCCGCGCTGGTGCGGCGGGAAGGGCTGGCCGGGCTGGCGGAGAGTGCGGACGCGCGCTGGTTCACGTCCGGTTTCACCGTGCCGGAGCTGGTGGACGACCATCGTCGCGCCGACCCGGACGCGTACGCCGCCTGCTGTGACGCGCTCGCCGCTTTCGATCTGCGGGACCGGCTGCCCGAGATCGCCGTGCCGACCCTGCTGGTGGCCGGACGGGACGATCCGGCGACACCGCCCGCGCATCTGCGTCAGATCGCGGACGCGGTGCCGGGTGCGGCGCTCGTGGAGATCCCGGGCGCCTCGCACCTGGCGCCCGCGCAGTGCCCTCAGGCGGTGCTGACCGCGCTGCGCGCGCACTTCGACGGGCCTGCCGGGCGCGGTATGGAGGTGCGGCGCGAGGTGCTCGGCGACGTACACGTCGACCGGGCGCAGGCCCGGCAGACTCCGTTCACGGCGCGCTTCCAGGACTTCATCTCGCGCTACGCCTGGGGCGAGATCTGGACCGAACCGACGCTGTCGCGCCGCGAGCGCAGCATGATCACCCTGACCGCGCTCGTCGCGCACGGCCACTACGACGAACTGGCCATGCACGTCCGGGCGGCGCGCCGCAACGGGCTCACGCCGGAGGAGATCGGCGCGGTGCTGCTCCAGACGGCGGTGTACTGCGGGGTGCCGGCGGCGAACTCGGCGTTCGCGACGGCGCAGCGGGTGCTGGCCGAAGAGGACGGGGCCGCAGGGTGA
- the pcaB gene encoding 3-carboxy-cis,cis-muconate cycloisomerase, which yields MTAAPGDTGLLAPGWADSAAASATSDHAYLRALLDAEAALTRAQTALGLAPAEAATAVTEAADAGAFDVRSLAERARAGGNPVIPLVAELTKAVGEEYGSYVHRGATSQDIMDTATVLVAVRTLDLVLADLGCTAKALSRLAAEHRDTAMPGRTLTQHAVPTTFGLKAAGWRSLVLDARDRVKAVRESLPVQLGGAAGTLAAFGAYGANDPTALPVAYARELGLRAPGLPWHTLRTPIADLAGCLAFTAGALGKVAVDVLTLSRTEIAEVAESSGGGSSAMPHKSNPVRSTLIASAARRAPQLAATLYGSLAAEDERPAGAWHAEWEPLRDLLRLAGGAARDAVELAEGLRVRPEVMREHLDLTHGLIVSERLSAELAPVLGRARAKELLTRLASEGRPLDRAPELADADLDPTHYTGSAGALTDRALERR from the coding sequence GTGACAGCTGCCCCTGGTGACACCGGCCTGCTCGCCCCCGGGTGGGCCGACTCGGCGGCCGCGTCCGCCACGAGCGACCACGCCTATCTGCGGGCGCTGCTCGACGCGGAAGCCGCGCTGACCCGGGCCCAGACGGCGCTCGGGCTGGCCCCCGCCGAGGCGGCGACGGCGGTGACCGAGGCGGCCGACGCCGGCGCCTTCGACGTCCGGTCCCTCGCCGAGCGGGCCCGCGCGGGCGGCAACCCGGTCATTCCCCTGGTCGCGGAGCTGACGAAGGCCGTCGGCGAGGAGTACGGCTCCTACGTCCACCGGGGCGCGACCAGCCAGGACATCATGGACACCGCGACGGTGCTGGTCGCCGTGCGCACCCTGGACCTGGTCCTCGCCGACCTCGGCTGCACCGCTAAGGCCCTGTCCCGCCTGGCCGCCGAGCACCGTGACACCGCGATGCCGGGGCGGACGCTCACCCAGCACGCCGTACCGACCACGTTCGGGCTGAAGGCGGCCGGGTGGCGGTCGCTGGTCCTCGACGCGCGGGATCGGGTGAAGGCCGTACGAGAGTCTCTGCCCGTCCAACTCGGCGGCGCGGCGGGAACGTTGGCGGCCTTCGGGGCGTACGGCGCGAACGATCCGACGGCGCTGCCGGTGGCGTACGCCCGCGAACTCGGGCTCCGGGCACCCGGCCTGCCCTGGCACACCCTGCGGACGCCCATTGCCGATCTCGCGGGGTGCCTGGCGTTCACGGCCGGCGCGCTCGGCAAGGTCGCCGTGGACGTCCTCACCCTGTCGCGCACCGAGATCGCCGAGGTCGCGGAGAGCAGCGGCGGGGGTTCCTCCGCCATGCCGCACAAGTCCAATCCCGTACGGTCCACCCTCATCGCCTCCGCCGCGCGGCGGGCACCGCAGCTCGCGGCCACGCTGTACGGGTCGCTGGCGGCCGAGGACGAGCGGCCGGCCGGGGCCTGGCACGCGGAGTGGGAGCCGCTGCGGGACCTGCTGCGGCTGGCCGGCGGGGCCGCCCGGGACGCCGTCGAGCTGGCGGAGGGACTGCGGGTCAGGCCCGAGGTCATGCGCGAACACCTGGATCTCACCCACGGGTTGATCGTCTCCGAGCGGCTGTCCGCCGAGCTGGCCCCGGTGCTGGGCCGCGCCCGCGCCAAGGAACTCCTGACCCGGCTGGCCTCCGAGGGGCGCCCGCTGGATCGGGCACCGGAGCTGGCGGACGCCGACCTCGATCCCACCCATTACACCGGCTCCGCCGGAGCCCTCACCGACCGTGCTCTGGAGCGACGTTGA
- the pcaG gene encoding protocatechuate 3,4-dioxygenase subunit alpha gives MTKIDTSRPESVLPTPSHTVGPFYGHALPFRGGEDIAPLGHPDTVTVHGYVTDGAGNPLPDALIELWGADPDGNVPTADGSMRRDPASGGFLGRNGVEFTGWGRIQTDANGHWYARTLRPGARGRSAPYISVCVFARGLLLHLYTRIYLPGDEAVLAADPLLSRLEDGRRDTLIAVAEAGGTYRFDIRLQGEGETVFLEFQ, from the coding sequence ATGACGAAGATCGACACCAGCAGGCCGGAGAGCGTGCTGCCCACCCCGTCGCACACCGTCGGCCCGTTCTACGGCCACGCCCTGCCGTTCCGCGGCGGCGAGGACATCGCGCCCCTCGGGCATCCGGACACGGTCACCGTGCACGGGTACGTCACCGACGGCGCGGGCAACCCGCTGCCCGACGCCCTGATCGAGCTGTGGGGCGCGGACCCGGACGGCAACGTGCCGACGGCCGACGGTTCGATGCGCCGCGACCCGGCCTCGGGCGGCTTCCTGGGGCGCAACGGCGTGGAGTTCACGGGCTGGGGACGTATCCAGACCGATGCGAACGGTCACTGGTACGCGCGCACCCTGCGGCCCGGCGCGCGCGGGCGGAGCGCCCCGTACATCAGTGTGTGCGTCTTCGCGCGCGGGCTTCTCCTGCACCTGTACACCCGCATCTACCTGCCGGGTGACGAGGCGGTGCTCGCCGCCGATCCGCTGCTGTCCCGGCTGGAGGACGGGCGCCGCGACACGCTGATCGCCGTGGCGGAGGCGGGCGGCACGTACCGTTTCGACATCCGCCTTCAGGGCGAAGGCGAGACGGTCTTCCTGGAGTTCCAGTGA
- the pcaH gene encoding protocatechuate 3,4-dioxygenase subunit beta, with translation MTLTQHDIDQEIAAERAAYEKRLADGGPVEHQPRRDYAPYRSSVLRHPKQPPVTIDVSKDPELVELASPAFGERDITEIDNDLTRQHDGEPIGERITVSGRLLDRDGRPVRGQLVEIWQANSAGRYAHQREQHDAPLDPNFTGVGRTLTDDEGRYHFTTVQPGPYPWRQHLNAWRPAHIHFSVFGTAFTQRLVTQMYFPSDPLFPYDPIIQSVTDDAARQRLIATYDHGLSVPEFSMGYHWDIVLDGPNATWIEEGR, from the coding sequence ATGACTCTCACCCAGCACGACATCGACCAGGAGATCGCGGCCGAGCGCGCCGCGTACGAGAAGCGGCTCGCCGACGGCGGGCCCGTCGAGCACCAGCCGCGTCGCGACTACGCCCCGTACCGCTCCTCGGTGCTCCGCCATCCCAAGCAGCCGCCGGTCACGATCGACGTCAGCAAGGACCCGGAGCTGGTGGAGCTGGCCTCCCCGGCCTTCGGGGAGCGGGACATCACCGAGATCGACAACGACCTCACCCGGCAGCACGACGGCGAGCCGATCGGTGAGCGCATCACCGTCTCCGGCCGGCTGCTGGACCGCGACGGCCGCCCGGTGCGCGGCCAGCTGGTGGAGATCTGGCAGGCCAACTCGGCGGGCCGCTACGCCCACCAGCGCGAGCAGCACGACGCCCCGCTGGACCCCAACTTCACCGGCGTGGGCCGCACGCTCACCGACGACGAGGGCCGCTACCACTTCACCACCGTCCAGCCGGGCCCATACCCGTGGCGCCAGCACCTCAACGCCTGGCGGCCCGCGCACATCCACTTCTCGGTCTTCGGCACGGCGTTCACCCAGCGGCTCGTGACGCAGATGTACTTCCCGAGCGACCCGCTGTTCCCCTACGACCCGATCATCCAGTCGGTGACCGACGACGCGGCCCGGCAGCGGCTGATCGCGACGTACGACCACGGCCTGTCGGTGCCGGAGTTCTCGATGGGCTACCACTGGGACATCGTGCTGGACGGCCCGAACGCCACCTGGATCGAAGAAGGGCGCTGA